One Mixta gaviniae genomic window carries:
- the thiP gene encoding thiamine/thiamine pyrophosphate ABC transporter permease ThiP: protein MATRRQPLIPGWLWPGLLTAALLISVALLAFGALWFNAPDNDWRSLLQDSYLHHVVAFSFWQALLSALLSVLPAIPLARALWRRRFPGRQLLLRLCAMTLVLPVLVAVFGLLSVYGREGWLAQLCALLGVDYRFSPYGLQGILLAHVFFNLPLATRLLLQALESIPGEQRQLSAQLGIEGWHFFRLVEWPWLRRQILPAAALIFMLCFASFATVLSLGGGPQATTIELAIFQALSYDYDPGRAALLALLQMACCLGLVMLSQRLSKALPTGDVSLNGWRAADRRFGTLARDTLIIVLALLLLLPPLLAVIVDGVRQGAGSLLDQPALWQAAWTSLRIALAAGLLSVLLTMLLLWSSRELRLRQRLLASQALEMSGMLILAMPGIVLATGFFLLFNSTLGLPQQADAIVIFTNALMAIPYAMKVLENPMRDIAGRYQRLCLSLDIHGWRRVRLIELKALQRPLAQALAFACVLSVGDFGVVALFGSADFRTLPFYLYQQIGAYRSADGAVTALLLLLLCFVLFTLIEKLPGRHANPD, encoded by the coding sequence ATGGCAACGCGCCGTCAGCCGTTAATCCCAGGCTGGCTGTGGCCCGGCCTGCTGACCGCCGCGCTGCTGATTAGCGTGGCGCTGTTGGCTTTCGGCGCGCTATGGTTCAACGCGCCCGATAATGACTGGCGCAGCCTGCTGCAGGATAGCTATCTGCACCATGTGGTCGCCTTTTCCTTCTGGCAGGCGCTGTTGTCGGCGCTGCTGTCGGTTTTACCGGCGATCCCGCTGGCGCGCGCGCTGTGGCGCCGGCGCTTTCCTGGCCGTCAACTGCTGCTCAGGCTGTGCGCCATGACGCTGGTGCTGCCGGTGCTGGTGGCGGTATTCGGCCTGCTGAGCGTCTATGGACGCGAAGGCTGGCTGGCGCAGCTCTGCGCGCTGCTCGGCGTAGACTATCGTTTCTCGCCCTACGGCCTGCAGGGCATCCTGCTGGCGCACGTCTTCTTTAACCTGCCGCTGGCGACGCGTCTGCTGCTGCAGGCGCTGGAGAGTATTCCCGGCGAACAGCGCCAGCTCTCCGCCCAGTTGGGCATTGAGGGCTGGCACTTTTTCCGCCTGGTAGAGTGGCCCTGGCTACGCCGCCAAATCCTGCCTGCGGCGGCGCTGATCTTTATGCTCTGCTTCGCCAGCTTCGCCACCGTGCTGTCGCTGGGCGGCGGCCCGCAGGCGACCACCATCGAACTGGCGATTTTCCAGGCGCTCAGCTACGACTACGATCCCGGACGCGCCGCCCTGCTGGCGCTGCTGCAGATGGCCTGCTGCCTCGGGCTGGTGATGCTGAGCCAGCGCCTGAGCAAAGCGCTGCCGACCGGCGATGTTTCGCTGAACGGCTGGCGCGCCGCCGATCGCCGGTTCGGCACGCTGGCCCGCGATACGCTGATTATCGTCCTTGCCCTGCTGCTGCTGTTGCCGCCGCTGCTGGCGGTTATCGTCGACGGCGTGCGTCAGGGGGCGGGCAGCCTGCTGGATCAGCCTGCGCTGTGGCAGGCCGCCTGGACCTCGCTGCGCATCGCGCTGGCCGCCGGCCTGCTGTCGGTGCTGCTGACGATGCTGCTACTCTGGAGCAGCCGCGAACTGCGTCTGCGTCAGCGCCTGCTGGCAAGCCAGGCGCTGGAGATGAGCGGCATGCTGATCCTCGCCATGCCGGGCATCGTGCTGGCGACCGGCTTCTTTTTGCTGTTCAACAGTACGCTGGGGCTACCGCAGCAGGCGGACGCCATTGTGATCTTTACCAACGCGCTGATGGCGATTCCCTACGCGATGAAGGTGCTGGAGAACCCGATGCGCGATATCGCCGGGCGCTATCAGCGTCTCTGCCTGTCGCTTGATATTCACGGCTGGCGACGCGTGCGCCTGATTGAGCTGAAGGCGTTGCAGCGTCCGCTGGCGCAGGCGCTGGCGTTCGCCTGCGTGCTTTCCGTCGGTGATTTCGGCGTGGTGGCGCTGTTCGGCAGCGCCGATTTCCGCACCCTGCCCTTTTATCTTTATCAGCAGATTGGCGCCTACCGCAGCGCCGACGGCGCGGTTACTGCCCTGCTGCTGCTGCTGCTCTGCTTTGTTCTGTTCACCCTGATTGAAAAACTGCCGGGACGCCATGCTAACCCTGACTAA
- the thiQ gene encoding thiamine ABC transporter ATP-binding protein ThiQ, producing the protein MLTLTNLTWIYHHLPMRFSLSLQAGERVAVLGPSGAGKSTLLSLVAGFLTPNGGQIALDGADHTHTPPARRPVSMLFQENNLFAHLSVAQNIGLGLHPGLKLNAAQHQQVAEIARRVGLGSALTRLPGELSGGQRQRAALARCLVRARPILLLDEPFSALDPALRKEMLTLVDEVCRERQLTLLMVSHSLEDAQQIAARSVLVVDGRIYWDGATAALLRGETEAAEVLGIRHRPAGQPGAAEVNR; encoded by the coding sequence ATGCTAACCCTGACTAATCTGACCTGGATCTATCATCATTTACCGATGCGCTTTTCGCTGTCGCTGCAGGCGGGCGAGCGGGTTGCGGTACTGGGCCCCAGCGGCGCCGGGAAAAGCACGCTGCTTAGCCTGGTCGCGGGTTTTCTGACGCCGAACGGCGGCCAGATTGCGCTCGACGGCGCGGACCATACCCATACGCCGCCCGCAAGGCGGCCGGTATCGATGCTGTTTCAGGAGAACAATCTGTTCGCGCATCTGAGCGTGGCGCAAAATATTGGCCTTGGCCTGCATCCGGGGCTGAAGCTGAATGCCGCGCAGCATCAGCAGGTAGCGGAGATCGCCCGCCGCGTGGGGCTGGGATCCGCGCTGACGCGTCTGCCGGGCGAACTTTCCGGCGGCCAGCGGCAACGTGCGGCACTGGCGCGCTGCCTGGTGCGCGCCAGGCCGATCTTGCTGCTGGACGAACCCTTTTCCGCGCTCGATCCGGCACTACGCAAAGAGATGCTGACACTGGTAGATGAGGTGTGCCGTGAACGTCAGCTGACGCTGCTGATGGTGTCGCACAGCCTGGAGGATGCGCAGCAGATCGCCGCGCGCAGCGTGCTGGTAGTGGACGGACGCATCTACTGGGACGGCGCCACCGCAGCACTGCTGCGCGGCGAAACGGAAGCGGCGGAAGTACTGGGGATCCGCCACCGGCCAGCAGGCCAGCCGGGAGCGGCAGAGGTTAACCGATAA
- a CDS encoding DedA family protein, with protein sequence MEAWLQHLITQSLEWALFAVALVTFLESLALVGLLLPGTVMMASLGALVGSGQLGLYPAWAAGIVGCLLGDWISYGIGWKFQGPLHRWQYLKKHQKMLDRTEHALHQHSMFTILVGRFVGPTRPLIPLAAGMLELPVRKFLLPNIIGCLLWPPLYLLPGILAGVAIDVPKDAQSGNFTWLLLAVALLVWIGAWLCWRWWRAGKQQDWATPYLPVQRLRWLAPLGFILGAGSLAAIQFHPMMPIFRQLLAKVFIG encoded by the coding sequence ATGGAAGCCTGGCTACAACACCTGATTACCCAATCGCTGGAGTGGGCGCTGTTTGCCGTGGCGCTGGTGACCTTTCTCGAGTCGCTGGCGTTGGTGGGGCTACTGCTGCCAGGCACGGTGATGATGGCCAGCCTTGGCGCGCTGGTCGGCAGCGGCCAGCTGGGGCTTTATCCCGCCTGGGCGGCGGGTATTGTCGGCTGTCTGCTGGGGGACTGGATCTCCTACGGCATCGGCTGGAAGTTTCAGGGGCCGCTGCATCGCTGGCAATACCTGAAAAAGCATCAGAAGATGCTGGACCGCACCGAACACGCGCTGCATCAGCACAGCATGTTCACCATCCTGGTCGGCCGCTTCGTCGGCCCCACGCGGCCGCTTATTCCGCTGGCGGCGGGCATGCTGGAGCTGCCGGTGCGCAAGTTTCTGCTGCCTAATATTATCGGCTGCCTGCTCTGGCCGCCGCTCTATCTGCTGCCGGGCATTCTCGCCGGCGTGGCGATCGATGTGCCGAAAGATGCACAGAGCGGCAATTTCACCTGGCTGCTGCTGGCGGTGGCGCTGCTGGTATGGATTGGCGCCTGGCTTTGCTGGCGCTGGTGGCGCGCCGGAAAACAGCAGGACTGGGCGACGCCTTATCTGCCGGTACAGCGTTTGCGCTGGCTGGCGCCGCTGGGGTTTATCCTTGGCGCAGGTAGCCTGGCCGCGATCCAGTTTCACCCGATGATGCCGATTTTCCGTCAGCTGTTGGCGAAAGTTTTTATCGGTTAA
- the rluA gene encoding bifunctional tRNA pseudouridine(32) synthase/23S rRNA pseudouridine(746) synthase RluA, whose product MASGRAAPDRGFSSVSEPERQTMEPYNPPLEPWLHILYQDDHIMVVNKPSGLLSVPGRLEEHKDSVMTRVQRDFPQAESVHRLDMATSGVLVVALTKAAERELKRQFRDREPEKSYVARIWGHPEKDEGLVDLPLICDWPNRPMQKVCFETGKSAQTEYQVLDRAADNSARIQLKPITGRSHQLRVHMQALGHPILGDRFYAHEAALAMAPRLQLHAESLTITHPAFGNRMTFRQPADF is encoded by the coding sequence CTGGCGTCTGGACGCGCTGCGCCTGATCGTGGTTTCTCATCAGTAAGCGAACCGGAGAGGCAGACGATGGAACCCTATAACCCGCCGCTGGAACCCTGGCTGCATATTTTGTATCAGGACGACCACATTATGGTGGTCAATAAGCCAAGCGGGTTATTGTCCGTGCCGGGCCGTCTTGAGGAGCATAAAGACAGCGTGATGACGCGTGTTCAGCGCGATTTCCCGCAGGCTGAATCGGTGCATCGTCTGGATATGGCCACCAGCGGCGTGCTGGTGGTCGCGTTGACTAAGGCAGCCGAGCGCGAGCTGAAGCGTCAGTTCCGCGATCGCGAGCCGGAAAAAAGCTATGTAGCGCGTATCTGGGGCCATCCTGAGAAGGATGAGGGTTTGGTGGATCTGCCGTTGATTTGTGACTGGCCGAATCGTCCGATGCAGAAGGTCTGTTTTGAGACCGGGAAATCGGCCCAGACGGAGTATCAGGTGCTGGATCGGGCGGCGGATAACTCCGCGCGTATCCAGCTGAAGCCGATTACTGGTCGTTCGCATCAATTACGCGTGCATATGCAGGCGTTAGGCCATCCGATTCTGGGCGATCGTTTTTATGCGCACGAGGCGGCGCTGGCGATGGCGCCGCGTTTGCAGCTGCACGCCGAGTCGCTGACGATTACCCACCCTGCTTTCGGCAACCGCATGACGTTCCGCCAGCCAGCCGATTTTTGA
- a CDS encoding DUF3289 family protein: MTALTFPCTVFSTQRKMHDRAAADMRYGDLTAAQLQKVYLLTDVSEKVDPYSGTRLTPFNVPQSRFYRPHTVKNAGTCSHQASAQLLFGEMRSLSGPFSLYSPYRQLINKMIDHLQYADGAAFSDVGLDMALREQIINDSSEVSSLALLREVIEKYVDYEGGFYPLELKSKFNDSLRDSILPKFARFEDNYNGLGITIHDIYAIEIEVLSLKIENNSWIAKIRYHAQDHFGLDDSDIMQKKYHQFRFFRLWFVLQRYEKYGFKPFFTNMSVDIDLKGGTV; this comes from the coding sequence ATGACAGCGTTAACCTTTCCTTGTACTGTTTTCTCTACCCAACGAAAAATGCATGACCGGGCGGCGGCGGATATGCGCTATGGCGATCTGACGGCTGCTCAGCTGCAAAAAGTCTACCTGCTGACCGACGTCTCAGAAAAAGTCGACCCTTACAGCGGCACGCGGCTGACGCCGTTTAATGTGCCGCAGTCGCGTTTTTATCGCCCCCACACCGTTAAAAATGCGGGAACCTGTTCGCATCAAGCCAGCGCGCAGCTGCTGTTTGGTGAGATGCGCAGCCTGAGCGGTCCTTTCTCTCTGTACAGCCCCTATCGCCAGCTGATTAACAAGATGATTGACCATCTCCAATATGCCGACGGCGCTGCGTTTAGCGATGTCGGGCTGGATATGGCGTTGAGAGAGCAAATAATAAATGATAGCTCGGAAGTAAGTTCACTTGCCTTGTTAAGGGAGGTCATTGAAAAATATGTTGATTATGAGGGTGGGTTTTATCCTCTTGAATTGAAATCAAAGTTCAATGACAGCCTTAGAGACTCTATTTTACCTAAGTTTGCCCGCTTTGAAGATAATTATAATGGCTTAGGTATAACAATACATGATATCTATGCGATAGAAATAGAAGTTCTATCGCTTAAGATAGAGAATAATAGCTGGATAGCAAAAATACGTTATCATGCTCAGGATCATTTTGGGTTAGATGATTCAGATATTATGCAGAAGAAATATCATCAGTTCCGTTTTTTTAGACTCTGGTTTGTTCTGCAACGTTATGAAAAGTATGGGTTCAAACCTTTTTTTACCAATATGAGTGTGGATATCGATTTGAAAGGTGGAACAGTGTGA
- a CDS encoding DUF943 family protein, with amino-acid sequence MKNEIKITLAFFSTFIVLISGFLYISNLRVEIVKAHWNPHSFHILVRKFPLTDKGKINWWLENKESIFQNYHLPDNILSNNNIVVWRFGDGYKTLGKYDRLCFDDMPPPKNCIEKERLMYITLTRKGEVSYWLNGTRYIQKANGELDEVGFK; translated from the coding sequence GTGAAAAATGAAATTAAAATTACATTAGCGTTTTTTTCTACTTTTATTGTATTAATTTCTGGTTTTTTATACATTTCTAACTTAAGGGTGGAAATTGTTAAGGCCCACTGGAATCCGCACAGCTTTCATATTTTGGTGAGAAAATTCCCATTAACCGATAAAGGGAAAATTAATTGGTGGCTTGAGAATAAAGAATCTATTTTTCAGAATTATCATCTTCCTGATAATATTTTATCAAATAATAATATTGTTGTCTGGCGCTTCGGCGATGGTTATAAAACGCTGGGAAAATATGATCGTCTCTGCTTTGACGATATGCCGCCGCCGAAAAATTGTATTGAGAAAGAACGATTAATGTATATCACCCTGACGCGCAAGGGCGAGGTCAGCTACTGGCTGAACGGGACTCGCTATATTCAGAAAGCCAACGGCGAACTGGATGAAGTGGGATTCAAATAA
- the polB gene encoding DNA polymerase II — MNNARAGFLLTRHWRDTPNGTEIVLWLATENGPQRLVLPPQESVAFLPAEYQQQAQQLLADERHWRLAPLGLKDFRHRPVLGLYCSQYRQLQRLEKRLREHHIPLYEADVRPPDRFLMERFITAPVWFSGEPAGESLINGRVKPHPDYRPQLRWASLDIETTQHGELYCIGVEGCGERIVWMLGPENGNAGGLDFELYYVSSRPQLLEKLNAWFAAQDPDVLIGWNVVQFDLRVLQKHADRYAIPLRLGRNQTVLEWREHGFKPGVFFAQAEGRLIIDGIEALKSAFWNFDSFSLESVSRQLLGEGKAIDNPWQRMEEINQRFANDKPALARYNLKDCELVTRIFQKTELMPFLLERASVNGLAADRHGGSVASFSHLYFPRMHRAGFVAPNHGEVAPDASPGGYVMDSRPGLYDSVLVLDYKSLYPSIIRTFLIDPVGLVEGLAHPEDKDSVPGFRQARFSRHNHCLPAIVNQIWQGREAAKRQGNQPLSQALKIIMNALYGVLGTRACRFFDPRLASSITLRGHEIMQQTRQLIEAQGYEVIYGDTDSTFVWLKAPHDAASADAIGRQLVSQVNQWWRDHLQATYQLESALELEYETHFVRFLMPTIRGAEQGSKKRYAGLIQQAGEERMVFKGLETVRTDWTPLAQAFQQALYGRIFRGQPWQEYIRETVRQLLDGELDAQLVYKKRLRRPLHEYERNVPPHVRAARLADEQNSKLGRPLQYQKGGAIRYVMTTSGPEPLEARTAPLDYDHYLTKQLQPVADGILPFVQDDFATLITGQLGLF, encoded by the coding sequence GTGAACAACGCACGCGCAGGTTTCCTGCTGACGCGCCACTGGCGCGATACGCCAAACGGCACCGAAATCGTTTTATGGCTGGCGACTGAAAACGGGCCGCAGCGTCTGGTGCTGCCGCCGCAGGAGTCGGTCGCCTTTTTGCCGGCGGAATATCAGCAGCAGGCGCAGCAGCTGCTGGCCGATGAGCGCCACTGGCGCCTGGCGCCGCTCGGCCTGAAAGATTTTCGCCATCGCCCGGTGCTGGGCCTCTATTGTTCTCAATATCGTCAGCTGCAGCGGCTGGAGAAGCGGCTGCGCGAGCATCATATTCCCCTCTACGAAGCGGACGTGCGCCCGCCGGATCGTTTCCTGATGGAGCGCTTTATCACCGCGCCGGTCTGGTTTAGTGGCGAACCGGCCGGAGAAAGCCTGATTAACGGTCGGGTGAAGCCGCATCCCGATTACCGCCCGCAGCTTCGCTGGGCGTCGCTCGATATCGAAACCACCCAGCATGGCGAACTCTACTGCATCGGTGTTGAAGGCTGCGGAGAGCGCATTGTCTGGATGCTCGGGCCGGAAAACGGCAATGCCGGCGGGCTCGATTTTGAGCTGTACTACGTTAGCAGCCGCCCACAGCTGCTGGAGAAGCTCAACGCCTGGTTCGCCGCGCAGGATCCCGACGTGCTGATTGGCTGGAACGTGGTGCAGTTCGATCTGCGCGTGCTGCAAAAGCATGCCGATCGCTACGCTATCCCGCTGCGCCTTGGGCGTAATCAAACGGTACTGGAATGGCGCGAGCATGGTTTTAAGCCGGGCGTGTTTTTCGCGCAGGCGGAGGGGCGGCTGATTATCGACGGCATCGAAGCGCTGAAATCCGCCTTCTGGAATTTCGACTCTTTTAGTCTGGAATCGGTGTCGCGGCAGCTGCTGGGCGAAGGCAAAGCGATCGATAACCCCTGGCAGCGCATGGAGGAGATCAACCAACGCTTCGCCAACGATAAGCCGGCGCTGGCGCGCTACAACCTGAAAGACTGCGAGCTGGTGACGCGCATCTTTCAGAAAACCGAGCTGATGCCCTTTTTGCTGGAACGCGCCAGCGTCAACGGCCTGGCGGCGGATCGCCACGGCGGCTCGGTGGCCTCTTTCAGCCATCTCTATTTCCCGCGCATGCATCGCGCCGGCTTCGTCGCCCCCAATCACGGCGAGGTGGCGCCGGACGCCAGCCCCGGCGGCTATGTAATGGATTCACGCCCCGGCCTGTATGATTCGGTGCTGGTGCTGGATTATAAAAGCCTTTACCCCTCGATTATTCGCACCTTTTTAATTGACCCGGTCGGACTGGTAGAGGGGCTGGCTCACCCTGAAGATAAAGATTCGGTGCCAGGCTTCCGTCAGGCGCGCTTTTCGCGTCACAACCACTGTTTGCCCGCCATCGTCAATCAGATCTGGCAGGGGCGCGAAGCGGCGAAGCGCCAGGGCAACCAGCCGCTGTCACAGGCGCTGAAAATCATTATGAATGCGCTGTACGGCGTGCTGGGCACCCGCGCCTGCCGCTTTTTCGATCCGCGTCTCGCCTCTTCGATTACGCTGCGCGGCCATGAAATTATGCAGCAGACACGCCAGCTGATTGAGGCGCAGGGCTACGAAGTGATCTATGGCGATACCGACTCCACGTTTGTCTGGCTAAAGGCGCCACACGATGCCGCGTCCGCCGATGCTATCGGCCGGCAGCTGGTCAGCCAGGTTAATCAGTGGTGGCGCGACCATCTGCAGGCGACGTATCAGCTGGAAAGCGCGCTGGAGCTAGAGTATGAGACCCATTTCGTGCGTTTTCTGATGCCGACCATTCGCGGTGCCGAGCAGGGCAGCAAAAAGCGCTACGCCGGGCTGATCCAGCAGGCAGGCGAGGAACGGATGGTGTTTAAGGGGCTGGAGACGGTGCGCACCGACTGGACGCCGCTGGCGCAGGCGTTTCAGCAGGCGCTCTACGGCCGTATTTTTCGCGGCCAGCCCTGGCAGGAGTATATTCGCGAAACGGTGCGTCAGCTGCTGGACGGCGAGCTGGACGCGCAGCTGGTGTACAAAAAGCGCCTGCGCCGCCCGCTGCACGAATATGAACGCAACGTGCCGCCGCACGTGCGCGCCGCGCGCCTGGCGGACGAGCAGAATAGCAAGCTGGGCCGCCCGTTGCAGTACCAGAAAGGGGGCGCCATCCGCTATGTGATGACCACTTCCGGGCCGGAGCCGCTGGAAGCGCGCACCGCGCCGCTGGACTACGATCACTACCTGACGAAGCAGCTGCAGCCGGTCGCCGACGGCATACTGCCTTTCGTGCAGGATGACTTTGCTACACTGATTACCGGGCAGCTGGGACTTTTTTGA
- the rapA gene encoding RNA polymerase-associated protein RapA, which produces MPFTLGQRWISDTESELGLGTVVALDARMVTLLFPATGENRLYARNDSPITRVIFNPGDTITSHEGWQLEVAEVRNDNGLVTYIGTRLDTQEPVEMREVLLDSKLVFSKPQDRLFAGQLDRMDRFALRFRARRYQSEQYRLSVSGLRGMRTNLIPHQLHIAHDVGRRHAPRVLLADEVGLGKTIEAGMIIHQQLLAGRADRVLIVVPETLQHQWLVEMLRRFNLRFSLFDDARYAEAQHDSDNPFDTEQLVICSLDFVRRNKQRLQQLAEAEWDLLVVDEAHHLAWSEGEPSREYQVIEQLAEQIPGVLLLTATPEQLGMESHFARLRLLDPDRFHDFEQFVAEQENYRPVADAVAMLLEDKRISNEEINLLSDLIGEQDIEPLLQTANGEGDGKQAAREELIRMLMDRHGTSRVLFRNTRNGVKGFPHRELHQIRLPLPTQYQTAIKVSGIMAARKSAEERAHDMLYPEQIYQEFEGDSGTWWNFDPRVEWLMGYLTSNREEKVLVICAKAATALQLEQVLREREGIRAAVFHEGLSIIDRDRAAAYFASEEDGAQVLLCSEIGSEGRNFQFANRLVMFDLPFNPDLLEQRIGRLDRIGQTRDIQIMVPYLEKTAQSVLVRWYHEGLDAFEHTCPTGRAVYDRVHDQLIGYLAAPENSEGLDAFIAECRQQHDALRAQLEQGRDRLLELHSNGGEKALALAEEIGRQDNNIELVNFALNLFDIVGINQEDRSDNLIVLTPSDHMLVPDFPGLPEEGCTITFDRAQALAREDAQYVTWEHPIIRNGLDLILSGDTGSCALSLLKNKALPVGTLLIELIYVVEAQAPKHLQLTRFLPPTPMRLLVDRKGTNLADKVEFESFNRQLNAVNRHNGSKLVNAVQQDVHAILQLAEPQAAEAARKLIDAARTEADEKLSAELERLEALKAVNPNIREDEIAALESNRSEVLASLNDAGWRLDALRLIVVSHQ; this is translated from the coding sequence ATGCCTTTTACACTTGGTCAACGCTGGATCAGCGACACGGAAAGCGAACTGGGACTGGGAACTGTGGTTGCCCTGGATGCCCGTATGGTTACCCTGCTTTTTCCTGCTACCGGTGAAAACCGTCTCTATGCCCGAAATGATTCTCCCATTACCCGTGTGATCTTCAATCCCGGCGATACCATCACCAGCCATGAAGGCTGGCAGCTGGAAGTGGCTGAAGTGCGCAATGATAATGGCCTGGTAACCTATATCGGCACCCGTCTGGATACTCAGGAGCCGGTGGAAATGCGCGAAGTGCTGCTCGACAGCAAGCTGGTGTTCAGCAAGCCGCAGGACCGTCTGTTCGCCGGTCAGCTTGATCGCATGGATCGCTTCGCCCTGCGCTTTCGCGCGCGCCGCTACCAGAGCGAGCAGTACCGCCTCTCCGTCAGCGGCCTGCGCGGCATGCGCACCAATCTGATCCCGCATCAGCTGCATATCGCGCACGATGTGGGCCGCCGTCACGCACCGCGTGTACTGCTGGCGGACGAAGTGGGCCTCGGCAAAACCATCGAAGCCGGGATGATTATTCATCAGCAGCTGCTGGCCGGCCGCGCCGATCGCGTGCTGATCGTAGTGCCGGAAACCCTACAGCATCAGTGGCTGGTGGAGATGCTGCGCCGCTTTAACCTGCGTTTCTCGCTGTTTGACGATGCGCGCTACGCCGAAGCGCAGCACGATAGCGACAATCCGTTCGATACCGAGCAGCTGGTGATCTGCTCGCTCGATTTTGTACGCCGTAATAAGCAGCGTCTGCAGCAGCTGGCGGAGGCGGAGTGGGATCTGCTGGTCGTGGATGAAGCGCATCACCTCGCCTGGAGCGAAGGCGAGCCGAGCCGCGAATATCAGGTTATCGAGCAGCTGGCGGAACAGATCCCCGGCGTGCTGCTGCTGACGGCGACGCCGGAGCAGCTCGGTATGGAGAGCCATTTCGCGCGTCTGCGTCTGCTCGATCCGGATCGCTTCCACGATTTTGAGCAGTTTGTCGCCGAGCAGGAGAACTACCGTCCGGTCGCCGATGCGGTCGCGATGCTGCTGGAAGATAAGCGTATCAGCAACGAAGAGATCAACCTGCTGAGCGATCTGATTGGTGAACAGGATATCGAGCCGCTGCTGCAAACCGCTAACGGTGAGGGCGACGGCAAGCAGGCGGCGCGCGAAGAGCTGATCCGCATGCTGATGGATCGCCACGGCACCAGCCGCGTGCTGTTCCGCAACACCCGCAACGGCGTAAAAGGCTTCCCGCACCGCGAGCTGCATCAGATCCGTCTGCCGCTGCCGACACAGTATCAGACGGCGATTAAGGTCTCCGGCATTATGGCGGCGCGCAAATCAGCCGAGGAGCGCGCGCACGATATGCTCTATCCGGAGCAGATTTATCAGGAATTTGAAGGTGACAGCGGCACCTGGTGGAACTTCGATCCGCGCGTCGAGTGGCTGATGGGCTACCTCACCAGCAACCGCGAAGAGAAAGTGCTGGTGATCTGCGCCAAAGCCGCGACCGCGCTGCAGCTGGAGCAGGTGCTGCGCGAGCGCGAAGGCATTCGTGCTGCGGTGTTCCATGAAGGGCTGTCGATCATCGATCGCGACCGCGCCGCCGCCTATTTCGCCTCGGAAGAGGATGGCGCGCAGGTGCTGCTCTGCTCTGAGATCGGTTCCGAGGGGCGCAACTTCCAGTTTGCCAACCGGCTGGTGATGTTCGATCTGCCGTTCAACCCCGATTTGCTGGAGCAGCGTATCGGCCGTCTCGACCGTATCGGTCAGACGCGCGACATTCAGATCATGGTGCCTTATCTGGAGAAAACCGCGCAGTCGGTGCTGGTGCGCTGGTATCACGAAGGGCTGGATGCGTTCGAGCATACCTGCCCGACCGGACGCGCGGTTTACGATCGGGTGCATGATCAACTGATCGGCTATCTGGCCGCGCCGGAAAATAGCGAAGGGCTGGATGCGTTTATCGCCGAGTGCCGCCAGCAGCATGATGCGTTGCGCGCGCAGCTGGAGCAAGGCCGCGACCGTCTGCTGGAGCTGCACTCCAACGGCGGCGAGAAGGCGCTGGCGCTGGCGGAAGAGATTGGCCGTCAGGATAACAATATCGAGCTGGTCAATTTTGCCCTTAACCTGTTCGATATCGTCGGTATTAACCAGGAAGATCGCAGCGATAACCTGATTGTGCTGACGCCGTCCGATCATATGCTGGTACCCGATTTCCCCGGTCTGCCGGAAGAGGGTTGCACCATTACCTTCGATCGCGCTCAGGCGCTGGCGCGTGAAGATGCGCAGTATGTCACCTGGGAGCATCCGATCATTCGCAACGGTCTTGACCTGATCCTGTCGGGCGATACCGGCAGCTGCGCCCTTTCGCTGCTGAAGAATAAGGCGCTGCCGGTCGGCACGTTGCTGATCGAGCTGATTTACGTGGTGGAGGCGCAGGCACCGAAGCATCTGCAGCTGACCCGTTTCCTGCCGCCGACGCCGATGCGTTTGCTGGTGGATCGCAAAGGCACCAACCTGGCGGACAAAGTGGAGTTTGAGAGCTTTAACCGTCAGTTGAATGCGGTAAACCGTCATAACGGCAGTAAGCTGGTGAACGCGGTGCAGCAGGATGTGCATGCGATTCTGCAGCTGGCGGAGCCGCAGGCGGCGGAAGCGGCGCGTAAGCTGATCGATGCCGCGCGCACCGAGGCGGATGAGAAGCTGAGCGCCGAGCTGGAGCGTCTCGAGGCGCTGAAAGCGGTGAACCCGAATATCCGTGAAGATGAGATCGCCGCGCTGGAAAGCAACCGCAGCGAGGTGTTGGCCAGCCTGAACGACGCCGGCTGGCGTCTGGACGCGCTGCGCCTGATCGTGGTTTCTCATCAGTAA